The segment CAGCCTGGGTTGTGGCGCCAGGGTAATATAGAACTGACTCCCGGCGCTGTTGGGCGCGGCGGTCTTCGCCATGGCCACCGTTCCGGTCAGATGTTTGCGGCTATTGACCTCATCCTTGATGGTGTAGCCGGGCCCACCGGTACCGTCTCCCTTCGGATCACCGCCCTGAACAACAAAACCGGGCTCAACCCGATGAAAATTGAGACCGTTATAGAATCCCTGCTTGGCCAACTTGACGAAGTTCGCCACGGTCCCTGGCGCGTCGTTCTCGTATAGTTCCACCACGATCTTACCGGCCGCCATCTCGATGA is part of the Candidatus Methylomirabilota bacterium genome and harbors:
- a CDS encoding peptidylprolyl isomerase, producing MAAGKIVVELYENDAPGTVANFVKLAKQGFYNGLNFHRVEPGFVVQGGDPKGDGTGGPGYTIKDEVNSRKHLTGTVAMAKTAAPNSAGSQFYITLAPQPRLDSGYTVFGQVVEGMDIVMKIKQGDIMKKVTIIEATR